TGAAGGATGAAAGGAATCTGTGTCAATTCCCCTCGGATAACAAACGATTTTTTCTTCTGATATTCCTTTTTCTTTAAGTTCGTCTCCAGTAGATTTTGAAGGAACATAAACAACATTCATTTGGTTATAATACCATAATATATATTTCCACGTCATATCCTCCATTGATGTGTCTCCGGTAAACTGTTTTACATACTGAGGAAATGCCGTGTGATATGTTCCATATATCGGAATATTTAATATTTTTGATATAAGAAGAGCAGCCAATCCTATTGGACCTGGCGTAGCTGAATGAATATGTGTGAAATTTTGTTCATAGCAATACTCAATCATTTTTAAAATTGGCGGATAATAAATTTTTATAGATGAATATTCCGGAAGTTCAAAAGTTCCAATGGGTTGAAAACTAATTGTTTTAGGAATTTCAGAACTATCACCGCAAGTTATTATTGTGAGGTTTTTACCAAACTTTTCAGCTATATTTGCTTGCATTTTAAGAGTTTTTGAAACACCATTTATATCGTTAAATGTATCAGTAAAATGAGCCATTTTAAACGCTTCATTAATTTTTCCGCTATTAACGAAACGGTTATAGCATTTATTCGTAAAATTCCTATCTTTTTTTAAAAGTGTATATGCAATAAAATACGGAGCAAGCATCATGTATAACGAGCCCACCGAACCAATTGTTTGAAAAATATCAAATAAATTACCTCTATAAAAGCTGTTTAAAGTAGAATCAGCAAATTTTTTCAATATTTTTTCAGAAATATTATCAACAAATTTAAACCATACATTTGTCATTTCTTCAGGCAACGGATTTTCTTTTTGTATTAGATTCCATATATCTTTATCATTGACAATTATATCTTTCGCTTCTTTTCGTATCATATCCTGTATCTTTTCGGATGTATTATTAAAAAAATATTTCTGTTTTTGAGATGCAATAAATGAAAGAAGTTTGTCTGATAACCTTTCTTCGGTTTTTGATAATAAAAGAACTTTTTCAGTAAATTTAAAAAAAGGATCCTTATTGACATAGCGATCAATAGGCAATTTGGTTTTATAAAACTGATAAGCAATGCTATAAAGATTATGCGCCATTTTTTTAGGACTACCCGCTATTCCTGAAGCGGTTGTTTTGTTTTTGCCTAATCCTTTTAAAAAATCATCAACTGAAGCAACATCGTTCATTTCAGTATAAGTACTTGCAATATTTAAAGCTGAATGATCATCTGAACCGCCAGTTATAAACTTTTCCCAAGGTTTTTGACCATAGGGTTTTATTTTATACTTATTTGAATAATATTCTATGTCCTCTTGTTTTAAATTTTCTAATATGTTCGTGAGAACTTTATTTTGATAATCGTCTCTTGTGCCGTTAAGTTCAAAAATATTAAATAAAACGATTAACTGTTCAAAATGTTCTAAAGTAAGTCTATCATTAACAGCAAACATAGGGTGAGCTATAGCATGGTGAATATTTTTATGATTTAAATATTCTACCAGCTCAAATATGTTATTCCTTAATTTTGTTATATCTTCATGATTTTTTTCATTTACACCGAAAGCGAGAACATGAACTTTGCAGCCGTCGTTAGGAAAATAGGTAGTTATTTCTTCACTTATAAATGTATTATTTAAATGAGCAATTTCAAGGCTTCCAGCAATAGTATTATGGTCAGTTATTGTAACTAAATCCATTCCTCTTTCTATCGCAATATTATAAAGATTTTTAGGTTCTGTATAACTTTCAGCGCATCCAATCTTTTTTAAAACCCAGCTACTCGGGCGTTTTGAATATTTTGAATGCACATGAAGGTCGACTTTTACTTTTTTCATAATTTGACCTCCGTAATTTAACGTTATTTAAGATTTATGCAAGGATAATAAGCGAATACTGTTAACGTAAATTTAGGAATTTATTTGAATTTGATTAAATATGTGGCAATCCTGATAATGCCGAAAATACATAATCAACGAAATCGAACGTAAATAAATCCTCCAATCATGGCAGTCAGAGGCGCGACCGCCACAAGTCCAAAACTTCCAACTACGGTATACATTATTTCAGCTGATACATATTGAATATTCAATATATTAGAAATAGGTATTCCCTGGGCAATAAATATCATTAAAAGAGTAGAATAACCGCCAGAATAAGCTAAAAGAAGAGTTGTAGTCATTGTTCCTACTACAGATTTGCCAACAGCAAATCCTGATAGTATTAGTTCCTTAGCTTTAATTTCTGGTTTTTGGTTTATGATTTCAGACATAGAAGCGGAAATATCCATAGCAATATCCATAACAGCTCCAGATGATGCTATAAATACTCCAGCAAGAAAAATATCTGAAAGATTTAAACGAATGAAACCTGTATAAAGCAATGTTTCTGCAAAAGGTTTTATCTCTCCTGGTATAACAAACAATTTTCCGAACAAAATAGAAAGCAAACAAGTAAGCAATACACCTGAAAATGCCCCCAAAAATGCTACAAAACCTTTTTTTGTAAAACCCGCTACTAAAAAAATAATAACCCATGTTAAAATTCCAACGACAATAATAGAAAAAAGTATAGGAGGATAATATTTTAAATATCCTGGAAGTAAGACTTTCCAAATAATTAAAGCTGTAAAGAAAAAAGAAACTAACGCTTTAAACCCTGTCCATCCTGCATAAAATAGGAGGAATAGAATAAATATACCTACAAGAATAGCCTCAATATTTAGCCGATAACGATCAATTATTTTTGCGTTAAAAATATCTCCTTTTTCATCCTTTTCAATGACTGTAAAAACTTTATCACCAATAACATAAAATTTATCTAAATCCAGTTTTCCTAAAAAATGGTTAATTGTTTCAACAACTCTGCCTTTATATTCGCCTTTTAATATTTTTATCGTTACTATTTGTTCTCCTGTTTTTATTAATCCAATAACATGTATTTGACTATTATCAACATTAATGACTTCAGACGGGACAGATACACCATTTGTATCTTTAGCGCCTTCGAATCCAGATGGCATAAAAATAAGTATAATGCAAATAGCTAAACAGATAAGCACAAAAATTATATCTGCTTTTGGAATATTTTTTAATCCTAAATGTTCAATTATTTTATAACGACTAATCATGTAGCTTTATCCTAAACGATAGAATGATAAATTATAAAAAAATACGGGTAAGGTTGTTTTTTTTACCTTACCCGTATTTTTTTATAATATTGATTGACTTATTATCTAATTTTCATTACTGATGCTATTTTTTTATAAATATCTGTATTATCATAGTATCCATCAAATATATCTTGACCTATACCCATAGCATAAGTAGGAACAGGAACACCCGTATGGGAATAAGTCGTCCAGCCTATACCTGCTTTTCTATTAAGAATATGAGTAATTGTAACAGTAAGAGGTTCATATCCGCCATAAAGTAGATAGCTTTCTTCCTTAGATGTATTTTCTTTAGTTTTCATTGTTTCTGCAAAAGCTTCTTTTAAAAGTTTCAACTCATATTCATTTAAATCCATTTCAGATTTATCACCATTTGTTGTTAATCCAAAATACTGATTAATCATTGGAAGAATATCGTTAAATTCAGCTGATGGATTATTTGTTTTAAATTCATTGAGAATTTCATCAAATTTAACGTAAGAAATTTTTTGATGCTCAAGTTTTTTGAAAAAAGTATTATATTTTGTTCCTGCAAAACCAACCGTCATTCCACCACATTCATGATCTCCAGTTACAACAATAAGTGTTTCATTTGGATGTTTATTGGCAAATTCAACAGCTATCTTTACAGCATCGTCAAATGCAAATACATCTTTAATTGCTCCCATAGCATCATTCGCATGGCACGCCCAGTCAATTTTACCACCCTCAACCATCATAAAAAAACCTTTAGGATTATCAATGAGTTCAATACCTTTTTTTGTAAAATCGGCTAAAGAAAGATTTTCTTTTGATCTGTCCATGTCATATAACATAGCTTGATCATCGGCAATTACGTCAGTGATAGCCCATACTTTTCCTGTATTTTGTTGAATATTATTAAATTCTTCATTTGTGGTTACAACTTTATATCCTTTACTTTTAGCATATTCAAAAACATTACCGGGTTTATTTTCCATTTTACTTTTCTTTCCATCCGGGTCAACTATACCTCCTCCTCCAAAATAATCAAAACCACTGTCAACCAACTGAAGCGCTATTTCATACATCATTTTTCGTGAAGGAACGTTTGAATAAAAAACAGCTGGAGTTGCATGGTCAATTGAAACACTCGAAACAATACCCACTTTCATGCCCATTTCTTTAGCCTTTTTTGCAATAGACGGATAGTTAATTTTCTTGTCGACGTCCATTGAAATAACACCATTTAAAGTTTTATTTCCTGTAGCAATAGCTGTTCCTGCTGAAGCTGAGTCAGTGATAAAAGAACTTGCATCGTGTGTAGTGGTAATGCCTTGAGCTGGAAATTTCGTAAAACAAAGAGATCTTGGAGCATCTGGATATTTATTTTCTTTTAATGCACTTGCATATATTTCGGTGCTTGAAACTTGAGGTAAACCCATTCCATCCCCGATAAATAAAAATACATATTTTGCGCTACCTTTTCCTTGATAATCGTTATAGACAGGACCTGTTTTTATGTCTGGTCCTCGTGAACCCATTGCACCGGCTTCTATAGCTAAAAAAAGTAATGAAAGGAATAATACTAATAAAGTTAAATTGCATTTTTTGAATCTCATTTTTTGTCTCCCTTAGTTAAAATAATTTTTGTTTTTTTTGATATTTCAGACAATCAAACTTTTTTAATATGCGCATAATGTTAAGCAAATTTTAGCGATAAGTTAGTAGATTGTTAATCATCTATGATTCGGATGAAACCGCTATAGCCCCTTGAGGCATATCAATATTTTCCAAAGAGCCTTTTAGCTCATCAATAAG
This window of the Desulfobacterales bacterium genome carries:
- a CDS encoding glycosyltransferase, whose translation is MKKVKVDLHVHSKYSKRPSSWVLKKIGCAESYTEPKNLYNIAIERGMDLVTITDHNTIAGSLEIAHLNNTFISEEITTYFPNDGCKVHVLAFGVNEKNHEDITKLRNNIFELVEYLNHKNIHHAIAHPMFAVNDRLTLEHFEQLIVLFNIFELNGTRDDYQNKVLTNILENLKQEDIEYYSNKYKIKPYGQKPWEKFITGGSDDHSALNIASTYTEMNDVASVDDFLKGLGKNKTTASGIAGSPKKMAHNLYSIAYQFYKTKLPIDRYVNKDPFFKFTEKVLLLSKTEERLSDKLLSFIASQKQKYFFNNTSEKIQDMIRKEAKDIIVNDKDIWNLIQKENPLPEEMTNVWFKFVDNISEKILKKFADSTLNSFYRGNLFDIFQTIGSVGSLYMMLAPYFIAYTLLKKDRNFTNKCYNRFVNSGKINEAFKMAHFTDTFNDINGVSKTLKMQANIAEKFGKNLTIITCGDSSEIPKTISFQPIGTFELPEYSSIKIYYPPILKMIEYCYEQNFTHIHSATPGPIGLAALLISKILNIPIYGTYHTAFPQYVKQFTGDTSMEDMTWKYILWYYNQMNVVYVPSKSTGDELKEKGISEEKIVCYPRGIDTDSFHPSKRNGFFKQFKITEANLKIIYVGRVSKEKNLPILSETFKQLCNMRKNIHLVVVGDGPYKSEMEQDLSRYPALFTGFLKGEDLRRAYAASDLFIFPSTTDTFGNVVLEAQSSGIPVIVTDKGGPKENMIYGKTGFMVKANDIEGFINASINLIDNPLLLSEMKKNARDYMENRSFEAAYLNLWDMYRQGSLKN
- a CDS encoding YibE/F family protein, with the translated sequence MISRYKIIEHLGLKNIPKADIIFVLICLAICIILIFMPSGFEGAKDTNGVSVPSEVINVDNSQIHVIGLIKTGEQIVTIKILKGEYKGRVVETINHFLGKLDLDKFYVIGDKVFTVIEKDEKGDIFNAKIIDRYRLNIEAILVGIFILFLLFYAGWTGFKALVSFFFTALIIWKVLLPGYLKYYPPILFSIIVVGILTWVIIFLVAGFTKKGFVAFLGAFSGVLLTCLLSILFGKLFVIPGEIKPFAETLLYTGFIRLNLSDIFLAGVFIASSGAVMDIAMDISASMSEIINQKPEIKAKELILSGFAVGKSVVGTMTTTLLLAYSGGYSTLLMIFIAQGIPISNILNIQYVSAEIMYTVVGSFGLVAVAPLTAMIGGFIYVRFR
- a CDS encoding alkaline phosphatase, which translates into the protein MRFKKCNLTLLVLFLSLLFLAIEAGAMGSRGPDIKTGPVYNDYQGKGSAKYVFLFIGDGMGLPQVSSTEIYASALKENKYPDAPRSLCFTKFPAQGITTTHDASSFITDSASAGTAIATGNKTLNGVISMDVDKKINYPSIAKKAKEMGMKVGIVSSVSIDHATPAVFYSNVPSRKMMYEIALQLVDSGFDYFGGGGIVDPDGKKSKMENKPGNVFEYAKSKGYKVVTTNEEFNNIQQNTGKVWAITDVIADDQAMLYDMDRSKENLSLADFTKKGIELIDNPKGFFMMVEGGKIDWACHANDAMGAIKDVFAFDDAVKIAVEFANKHPNETLIVVTGDHECGGMTVGFAGTKYNTFFKKLEHQKISYVKFDEILNEFKTNNPSAEFNDILPMINQYFGLTTNGDKSEMDLNEYELKLLKEAFAETMKTKENTSKEESYLLYGGYEPLTVTITHILNRKAGIGWTTYSHTGVPVPTYAMGIGQDIFDGYYDNTDIYKKIASVMKIR